One window of Phycisphaeraceae bacterium genomic DNA carries:
- a CDS encoding ABC transporter ATP-binding protein, with protein MTIRIRELEKVYKLGHERVVALGGVDLDVNKGEFVAIMGPSGSGKSTLMNILGCLDQPTMGTYELNGRMTHKMGPGRLSCVRNEEIGFVFQSFELLNRQTALTNVMLPMQYSRKHWLTARKRAKAALKRVGLGDRMNHRPNQLSGGQRQRVAVARALVNMPSIVLADEPTGNLDTATTEEIIGLFKMLHDEGQTVLIVTHEEDVAGRAERIVRLRDGKIVSDNPTKSDPMHLQWVKAHAQAAIAQAEKELGEPSAHQDANANHVADADVHVGASTAEEAKTR; from the coding sequence ATGACTATCCGCATTCGCGAACTCGAGAAGGTGTACAAGCTCGGTCATGAGCGCGTTGTTGCATTGGGTGGTGTTGATCTTGATGTCAACAAGGGCGAGTTTGTTGCGATCATGGGCCCGTCAGGCTCCGGCAAATCAACGCTGATGAATATCCTTGGATGTCTCGATCAACCGACGATGGGTACGTACGAACTCAACGGACGCATGACCCACAAGATGGGGCCCGGCAGACTCTCGTGCGTCCGCAACGAGGAAATCGGGTTTGTGTTCCAATCGTTCGAGCTGCTCAATCGCCAGACTGCATTGACAAACGTTATGCTGCCGATGCAGTACTCGCGCAAGCACTGGCTGACTGCGCGCAAGCGCGCCAAGGCGGCGCTTAAGCGCGTCGGACTTGGTGATCGCATGAACCACAGGCCGAACCAGCTCTCAGGTGGTCAGCGCCAGCGTGTTGCTGTTGCACGCGCGCTTGTGAACATGCCATCGATCGTGCTTGCAGACGAGCCCACAGGAAATCTCGATACGGCGACAACTGAAGAGATCATCGGTCTGTTCAAAATGCTCCACGACGAGGGGCAGACTGTTCTCATCGTGACGCACGAGGAGGATGTTGCGGGGCGCGCCGAGCGAATTGTCAGGTTGCGTGACGGGAAGATTGTGTCCGACAATCCAACGAAGTCCGACCCGATGCACCTGCAATGGGTCAAGGCGCACGCGCAGGCCGCGATTGCACAAGCCGAAAAAGAGCTTGGCGAACCATCCGCACATCAGGATGCGAACGCGAACCATGTTGCGGATGCTGATGTTCATGTTGGAGCATCTACAGCAGAGGAGGCAAAGACACGATGA
- a CDS encoding ABC transporter permease, whose translation MNALRLVFQSIVFAIKQIFSHKIRSLLTTLGVIIGVSAVLAVVAALSGLRQGILDEFESFGVKRVFIDGTRPRELRNKISWRDVQLTVDEVEAIVDRCPSITEISPIYRVNGAIEYNDMKLEVGATGIWPQWHDIENRQIILGRPFNSIDEAERSSVCVVNDKAVEELLLPTDPIGEIVLIAERRFKIVGVVETIQTSGMFGGGDSSAEVYMPFATAQNLNPDGWVNMAWAQLKSKDYVEDAKAEIRAVLRQMRNLGPNDPDTFDIGVIQQFIDQFERIAAGILAAASGIVGITLLVGGIGIMNIMLVSVSERTREIGLRKSLGARPEIILLQFLIEAIVLCLAGAVVGLLVAQGLVFLITKIPDANMEGAAIPSWAIGVSVGFSAFIGIVFGMFPAIKAARLNPIDALRHE comes from the coding sequence ATGAATGCCCTCCGTCTTGTCTTCCAGTCCATCGTCTTTGCAATCAAGCAGATCTTTTCACACAAGATCCGCTCGCTCCTCACAACACTCGGCGTGATCATCGGCGTGTCCGCGGTGCTTGCTGTTGTCGCTGCACTGTCTGGCCTACGGCAGGGCATTCTTGATGAGTTCGAATCTTTCGGTGTGAAACGTGTGTTTATCGATGGCACACGCCCTCGCGAGTTGCGGAACAAGATCAGTTGGCGCGATGTGCAGCTGACCGTCGACGAGGTCGAGGCGATTGTCGATCGATGCCCCAGCATCACCGAGATCTCACCGATCTATCGCGTCAATGGAGCAATCGAATACAACGACATGAAGCTCGAGGTTGGTGCGACCGGCATCTGGCCACAGTGGCACGACATCGAAAACCGCCAGATCATTCTCGGTAGACCCTTCAACTCGATCGATGAAGCTGAGCGTTCCAGCGTGTGCGTTGTGAACGACAAAGCTGTCGAGGAGCTTCTGCTTCCGACCGATCCCATCGGCGAGATCGTGCTGATTGCCGAACGCAGATTCAAGATTGTTGGTGTTGTCGAGACGATTCAGACGTCCGGTATGTTCGGCGGCGGCGATTCAAGCGCCGAAGTGTATATGCCGTTTGCAACAGCGCAGAATCTGAATCCGGACGGCTGGGTCAACATGGCATGGGCGCAGCTCAAGTCAAAGGACTATGTGGAAGATGCAAAGGCAGAGATCCGCGCCGTGCTGCGACAGATGCGAAATCTCGGTCCAAACGATCCGGATACCTTTGATATTGGTGTCATCCAGCAGTTCATCGACCAGTTCGAGCGCATCGCAGCGGGCATCCTTGCTGCAGCATCGGGCATTGTCGGCATCACGCTGCTTGTCGGCGGTATCGGTATCATGAACATCATGCTTGTGTCTGTCTCGGAGCGCACGCGCGAGATTGGACTGCGCAAGAGCCTCGGTGCCCGCCCGGAGATCATCCTGCTCCAGTTTCTGATTGAAGCAATTGTTCTTTGTCTTGCAGGCGCTGTGGTGGGACTGCTTGTTGCGCAGGGTCTTGTGTTCCTGATCACCAAGATTCCTGATGCAAACATGGAAGGTGCTGCGATCCCAAGCTGGGCAATCGGTGTCTCTGTCGGATTCTCTGCATTCATCGGCATCGTCTTTGGGATGTTCCCTGCGATCAAAGCTGCGCGTCTGAATCCCATCGACGCACTCCGTCACGAATAA